One genomic window of Priestia filamentosa includes the following:
- a CDS encoding MBL fold metallo-hydrolase, with protein MSLQFSVLASGSTGNALFVGNGKESLLVDAGLSGKKMEQLFKEVDQSIENLSGILVTHEHSDHIKGLGVLARKYKLPLYANEKTWKAMEHLIGTVPTEQKFSFEIGDVKSFGGIEVESFGVSHDAAEPMFYTFHSEGKKLTLLTDTGYVSDRMKGIVRNSDAFIFESNHDVEMLRMGHYPWNIKRRILSDLGHVSNEDAAIALSEVIGDHTKYIYLAHLSQDNNMKELARMTAEQTLKEKDHGVGIQFNIHDTDPKKPTPLIDLSHT; from the coding sequence GTGAGTTTACAATTTAGTGTGCTAGCAAGTGGGAGTACAGGAAATGCTCTTTTTGTTGGCAATGGAAAAGAATCACTACTAGTTGACGCAGGACTTAGTGGCAAAAAAATGGAACAACTTTTTAAAGAGGTTGATCAATCAATTGAGAACTTATCAGGCATTTTAGTGACCCATGAGCATAGTGACCATATTAAAGGTCTAGGGGTGCTCGCGAGAAAATATAAACTGCCTCTTTACGCAAATGAAAAAACGTGGAAGGCAATGGAGCACTTAATTGGGACAGTTCCAACAGAGCAAAAGTTTTCATTTGAAATTGGAGATGTAAAAAGCTTTGGAGGAATTGAAGTTGAATCATTTGGGGTTTCCCATGATGCCGCAGAGCCAATGTTTTACACGTTTCATAGTGAAGGAAAAAAGCTCACTCTTTTAACAGATACCGGATATGTTAGCGATAGAATGAAAGGCATTGTTAGAAATAGCGATGCCTTCATTTTTGAGAGCAATCATGATGTTGAGATGCTTCGCATGGGACATTATCCGTGGAATATTAAGAGACGTATTTTGAGCGACCTTGGTCATGTATCAAATGAAGATGCAGCTATCGCTTTGTCAGAAGTGATTGGAGATCATACAAAATATATTTACTTAGCTCATTTAAGTCAAGATAACAATATGAAAGAACTTGCCAGAATGACAGCAGAGCAAACATTAAAAGAAAAAGACCATGGGGTTGGCATTCAGTTCAACATCCATGATACTGATCCGAAAAAGCCAACACCTCTTATTGATCTTTCACACACGTAA